caccaccatggctgggcaggcactggAGCCCCAACCCTCCCGGGGTTcaagggggctctggggccacggctccagccctgctgagccccGACAGCCGCCGGcccagggggtttggggtgtctgtgggtTCCCAGCGCCGCGCTGaccctccctggcacagccctgccctggctggggtCCGTGGCCACTGGGTCACTGCCCCCTGGGCCTGTCAGTGCCCACCAGTCCCCTCCGGGGTCCCCGTTTGGCCCCCCCAGCCCGTCTCCCAGCCCCCAGGCCAGAGCCCTCCCCGGGCCCAAAGTGCTACTTATCTTTAAGAGCTTTTGCAATAAGtctttttagtatttttttttttttcctaaactgcagttttggtttttattcttgtcatttttattcttattatttGCTTCCTGACCAAAATTAGGAACTGGGGGTCAGTCCTTTGTATCCAGCGATCACCCAAAGACGACGGGTCGGCCACATCCATAAATTTTCTTATGGATTTCTCCTAATGTTTAATCACGTTTcgtttatttattttctttctttctttctttctttctctttcccattCAAGCTTTTAAAGATGGGGCTGGAATTTGACCTTGAGGCTCACCTGttgaagaaaacacttttttgttATTATGTCATCGGCATTTTATATTtcttatatataatatatatgactatatatatatgtgtacatatatatatatatatatctatatgcATCATACCAGTACCAGTGTAGATACCCATCCAGTAGCATTTAGGCCTTGTTCttgtgccatttttttttttttttgttacgGATCTCTGAATGCCTTCAAGTGTATAAAGTGTGGAATTCTCTCTGGTATCTGTACTATGTACACACATTTTCATAGGAAGCACAATAAGATGACAGATGCATTGTACATCAATACCTGCTACTCTTAACAACGATGATATAAAGAATGATATAAATGATATAACTCCCCCACGCCGAGCCTTTCTCTcttgctgagctgctggaaatGCTCCCCCGAGGAGGCAGGTGGGGACTGCCTCATCCCGGGATGCTCCTGGAGcccagggaaagggaaggggaggaaaaagctTTGGGCCAGACTTCACGAGCAGGGTGtgccctggggcagagctgaggCTGGGCTGAGCCTCCCTTTCCTGGGAGCTCCTGGTGCCTCATCGAGCTCCAGCCTCGCTGCCTCCCCAAGGAACTCCTCCCAAGGAACacggggctggaggagggaaaTGATTCCTCTTCCCAAAGGAGAATTAACACTCACAGAGCTGTtaagccctgccagctccagcacctccGTGGTTTGAGACCCACCTGAGGTCTGACAGGAGTCACCAGGTGGAATTTCACCCTGGGAGCACAACCCAAACATAAACACACACCTTTTGTCCTAAAAATTTCCAGCTACAAAGAGCAGTAGTAACAACAGAGCAGATCCAACAGTGGGCATCCAGAAAAAGCCCTCAGGACTCCATGGAGACTGAATAATAGGGAGTGGGAGTGGGCAGGGAACGCTGAAATGCCAACGCACACTCACACCCACCCTCCCCCCGGTCCCTTGGCTCCGACCGTGTCCCCTGGCTCCTGGAAATGGCAGAAATGCAGTTTTGCATCTCAACGAGAACAGTCTCACCCCGCTCTGGCGCTTCCCggccagagctggagctgcaaaggccagggggtgggactggaagGAGAACGGCCGGGCCAGGAGGGCCTTAATGAACCCGATTAATCACAGCCGAGCCGTGCCCGCTCTCTCCCCGCGGCATCCCCGGCTCCAGGAGCTGTAATCCCCCCGCCGGACCTGCCGGCTGCGCTGGGAGCAGGTCACCCCGTCCATCTGTCACTGTGCGGCTCTCCGAGGGCTTCGGGAGGGCTCGGGGGAGGTGTCTGAGCCCcaggggcagcacagcctggcaaTTCCCGTGGGATGCAGCAGGTACCACCGGGATGGGACGTGCAAAAGCTGCTCTTTGCAGGCACAAGACTCCATCGTGTCCATTGGAGCATCGTGGGACAGCAGGAGTGGGCTGGGGACATCAGTCTGGTGGGGATGCAAGGCTTCAGGCTGTTTGGGATCTGGGGACCATCAGTCTGTTCAGGATCGGAAGCTGTTTGGGATCCAGGCAACCTCAGCCTGGCCAGGATTCAGGGACCTCAGCTTATCTGAGATCTGGGGATCTTCAGCCCGTTCAGGATCCGTGGAGACTCAGCCCATGGGGACACCCAGCCCACTCAGGCACTGTGGAGATCCCGagattccaccacctcccttcgTGGGCCAGACCCCCTCGCTGGCTGCCAGTGACAACAGGCACCGAGGGACAATGGCACAGCCCCgggtgctgctgccctgcagccagagccgAAAGTTTCCATGGAGCCACCAGCAGGTGCAGGGGAGGCATTTCCAAAGCTGTTCCACCAAACCCTCGGGGCaggagaaaggaggaagggcacaatgaggtcacccctgagcctctccaggctgaacaatcccaattctcccagcctttcctcacagcagaacTGCTCCATCCCTCAGTCATCCTGGTACCTCCTCCTGACtcgctccagcagctccacgtcctccctgtgctgggacctcCAGGCTGGAGGCAGCGCTCATCAGATGATCatcattaattatttaattaatactCGTGGTGTGACTGCGTACTTGGCTTTTTCCATGGATTAATGCTGACTGGATTTGTGTCCCTTTTCTCTCTGAGCACAGGAAACCGCTTCAGGGAAAAGGAACTTAATGTTAATACTTGCAGAAAGTGGCCTTTAACTCCAACCTCCCACTCTCTGAGGAACCCCGGGGGAGACAGGAATCCTTTCCCTGAACCTGCACAAACTGGACCCATTCGTGGCCATTTGTTTTCCCTATAAACTTCATCCCTAAGAATccctgaggttggaaaagatcaccaagtccaaacTGTGACTGATCCCCACCAGAGCACCGAGTGCCAAGTCCAGCTGTTCCCTGGACATCTCCAGGGGTGGCGACTCCCCCATCTCCCAGGGCAGCCCCgcaccaccctttccatggagaaattcctcctgaatTTAACAGAGGGGAGCTCAGGTGAGGGCTGTCACTGCCACACCTGCACATCGGGGCCCTCCATCCGTGGGAAAGGCACATCCACCTCCCTCCGAGCACATCCTGGAGCAAGGGAGGCTCCAGCACCAGGGAACAGGGGCTGTAATCATGGCCAGGGAGCGGGGGATGACACCCCTCGACCCTTCCCAGCATTTGGGACCATCCTGCACGCCAATTCCACCCCTCAAGGTCCCCGTTCCCACCCCTGGTTCTCCAGAACCTGCACCCCAATCCCACCCCTCAAGGTCCCCGCTCTCACCCCTGATCCCCCAGAACCTGcacccccatcccacccctcaAGGTCCCCGTTCCCACCCCAGATCCCCCAGAACCTGCACCCCAATCCCACCCCTCAAggtcctccttcccttcccacaccCCCAGAACCTGCACCCCAATCCAACCCCTCAAGGTCCCCGTTCCCACCCCTGATCCCCAGAACCTGCACCCCAATCCCACCCCTCAAGGTCCCCGTTCCCACCCCTGGTTCCCCAGAACCTGCACCCCAATCCCACCCCTCAAGGTCCCCGTTCCCACCCCTGATCCCCCAGAACCTGCACCCCAATCCCACCCCTCAAGGTCCTCGTTCCCTTCCCGCACTCCCAGAACCTGcacccccatcccacccctcaAGGTCCTCATTCCCACCCCTGATCCCCCAGAACCTGCACCCCAATCCCACCCCTCAAGGTCCTCATTCCCACCCCTGGTTCTCCAGAACCTGCACCCCAATCCCACCCCTCAAGGTCCCCGTTCCCACCCCTGGTTCTCCAGAACCTGCACCCCAATCCAACCCCTCAAGGTCCTCATTCCCACCCCTGATCCTCCAGAACCTGCACCCCAATCCCACCCCTCAAGGTCCTCGTTCCCACCCCTGGTTCTCCAGAACCTGcacccccatcccacccctcaAGGTCCCCGTTCCCACCCCTGATCCCCCAGAACCTGcacccccatcccacccctcaAGGTCCCCGCTCTCACCCCTGATCCCCCAGAACCTGCACCCCAATCCCACCCCTCAAGGTCCCCGTATCCCACCCCTCAAGGTCCCCGTTCCCACCCCTGGTTCTCCAGAACCTGCACCCCCAATCCCACCCCTCAAGGTCCCCGTTCCCACCCCAGATCCCCCAGAACCTGCACCCCAATCCCACCCCTCAAGGTCCCCgttcccttcccacactcccagAACCTGCACCCCAATCCCACCCCTCAAGGTCCTTGTTCCCACCCCTGGTTCTCCAGAACCTGCACCCCAATCCCACCCCTCAaggtccccgttcccagccCTGGTTCTCCAGAACCTGCACCCCAATCCCACCCCTCAAGGTCCCCGTTCTCACCCCAGATCCCCCAGAACCTGCACCCCAATCCCACCCCTCAAGGTCCCCGTTCCCACCCCAGATCCCCCAGAACCTGcacccccatcccacccctcaAGGTCCTCATTCTCACCCCTGATCCCCCAGAACCTGCACCCCAATCCCACCCCTCAAGGTCCTCGTTCCCACCCCTGGTTCTCCAGAACCTGcacccccatcccacccctcaAGGTCCCCGTTCCCACCCCTGGTTCCCCAGAACCTGCACCCCAATCCCACCCCTCAAGGTCCCCGTTCCCACCCCTGGTTCCCCAGAACCTGCACCCCAATCCCACCCCTCAAGGTCCCCGTTCCCACCCCTGGTTCCCCAGAACCTGCACCCCAATCCCACCCCTCAAGGTCCCCGTTCCCACCCCTGGTTCTCCAGAACCTGCACCCCAATCCCACCCCTCAAGGTCCCCGCTCTCACCCCTGATCCCCCAGAACCTGCACCCCAATCCCACCCCTCAAGGTCCCCGTTCCCACCCCTGGTTCTCCAGAACCTGCACCCCAATCCCACCCCTCAAGGTCCCCGTTCCCACCCCTGGTTCTCCAGAACCTGCACCCCAATCCCACCCCTCAAGGTCCCCGTTCCCTTCCCGCACCCCCAACCCCTCCCGGATCCCCGCCGCTCGTTCCTCCCCgccggcagggggcgctgccgccggcgggcgggggcggcacCTCCCCGGCGCTCCGCGCGCCGTGCGCGGCCGCTTCCGGTTCCGCTCCCTTTGTGCGAGACAAGATGGCGGCGCGGGCCGGGTTCCAATCGGGGCCTGCGagcggcggcgccgccggggccgcgcccggggccgcgCTGGGCCCGGGAGCGCCGGGCGGGGCGGTGCGCATGGGCCCGGCGCCGGGGCAAGGCCTGTACCGCTCACCGTTGCCCGGAGCCGCCTACCCGGTGaggcggggcggcgcggggcggggcgcggggccgggcgcggcgGGCGCTGACCGAGTCTGTTCTCTCCGCAGCGCCCCGGGATGCTGCCGGGCGGCCGCCTGGCGCCGCAGGGCCCGGCCATGGGTCCTCCCGGGTACGGCGGGAGCCCAGCCGTGCGGCCCGCGCTGGCGCAGGCCGGGCTGGACCAGGCTCGCAAGCGGCCGGCGccgcagcagctccagcaggtgCAGCCGCAGACGGTGCCCAACCGCAACCACAAGTAAGGCACGGGGAGACGGCGCATCCCGGGGCTAACGGGGACATTTCCGGCTcttggggacatcccggacGATGGGAGTGTCTGGGGGCAGCAGCAGTAACATTCGTGGGCGGAGGGGACATCCCCTGGGTTGTGGTGGGGATCGGGAGGAATATCTTCATGGAAATTGCCAGGctttggaaggggctgcccaggaaggtggtggagttCCCGTCCGTGGAGGTTTCCGAAGAATGATGGgtgtggcactgagtgctctgggttggtgacaaggtggggatcaggTAGGGGTTGTAGTcaagggtcttttccaatctcAAGGATTCTGGAGTTGTCAGCCATCCTGCAGTGCTGAAGGGTCCTGTCAGATCCTTGTGCATTCCCCTGGGATTGGAGGACAAcactgggcagggcagggctgagtTTATGTCACGTGCCTGCATCCTGATGTGATGCCCCAGTGAGAATGAAATTTTTCCTGGATTTAAAATGCCGTCCCTGGAAAAGCAAATCCAAAGTTGACTGAGGCTGGAGGGTCACTTGGTGTGGATGTTGTGTCAAGTCCTCCTTCCCAAGGGATGATTCCACTTCTAACAGATGCAGCCTGCTTTTTAATAGATGCAATTCCCTTTCCTGTGCTCAGAGGGGTGGGGAACATTGATATAACCAGTTgaccacactggagcagggccCAGCTAACTGGGGAGCCCCTGGCCAGTCGGTGCTGCAGGTTTGTGGGTTCCTGTGCCCAGAGCCATTCCCATTTTCACGCCTCTTTTGCCTCTTGCCCCTGTCAGCGCCAAGAAGAAGAAGATGGCAGATAAAATTCTCCCGCAGAGGGTGAGTGGGGCAAGGGGAGTGGCTCAGGGGGAGGTGAGGCAGCCTGGGGCACACTGGGGAGCTGATGGGCATTTCCATCCTTGCTTGGCCACAGATCCGTGAGCTCGTGCCCGAATCCCAGGCCTACATGGACTTGCTGGCCTTCGAGAGGAAGCTGGACCAGACCATCATGAGGAAGCGCCTGGATATCCAGGAGGCTCTGAAACGTCCCATCAAGGTAGGGGTGGGTTGTATTCAGGCTTTGGAGGCTCCTGAGTTCAGGCAGCAGGAGGGCACTGAAGGGTCGTGTGCTGTGAGTGTGGCATATCAGGGACCAGCAGCGCCTCTGTCCTCGCTGTGTGCACCGGGAGAGGGGCAATGCgaggcagctgaaaacactGAGCTCAGTTTTAGCAAAGCCTGTGCAGGACAGTTGGCCCTGTGCAGGAGGGTTAACGCCAAGCTGATGCTTTTTCTCCTAGCAAAAGCGAAAGCTGCGTATTTTTATCTCCAACACCTTCAACCCCGCCAAGTCGGACGCGGAGGACGGCGAAGGAACCGTCGCCTCCTGGGAGCTTCGGGTGGAAGGACGGCTGTTGGAGGATGTAAGTGGGAAGTACCCATCCTCAGAGGAGATTGTGGATCTGGAGTTGGCAATGAAACCAGTTTCCTAGTGTCTGAGAGTACAGCTGGGGCTTGATATCCTCCTTCATCTCTGTTTTCCAAGGAGTCTGATGGTGACGAGACCGAGAGCCCAGCTTGGAGACCGATGGGTGTCCCCATGGCAGGACATGAGTTGTCCAAAGTTCTTAGAGTTGTGAGAATCACTGGTGAGAGCAGCTCAGTGGCACTTGTGTCCCCGGCTCTGAGAACCAGGGCACTGGCATTGTACGTAACTGCTGAGGGGTTTAACTCCTGCGAGCTCATCTTTAACTCCAGTCTTTCCCTTTCTGACTTGGAAACTTGATTTTTGAGCACGCGTTGGTGAATTCAGGTGTTCAGAACTTACAGGAGCTGTTGTGCACGGTGGCTGTGCTTGAGTGCTGAGACTTGCTGCCCTAACCCTCTTCCTCCCTGTGTTGCTTGCAGTCTGCTCTGTCCAAATATGATGCCACcaagcagaaaaggaaattttcgTCCTTCTTTAAATCTCTGGTCATTGAACTTGATAAAGACCTGTATGGCCCTGACAATCACCTAGTAGAGGTGAGCTGCTTTTTGCTGTGTTTCCTCCAAAAGTGGGTTGGTGTTTCAGCAGGTGGGGTTTGTGTGTCATTTATAACTTGGGAGGTGGGAATCCTTGAGGCTCCTGGGAGCCAGGAGCTCTTGAATTCTCACTTTGGCTTTTCCTCTCACTTGCTGAAGGTCAGAACAAATGTATTGATTGTTGTTTCAAACTCTTAAGTAGGAAGAATTGGAGCTTTCTCTAGTTGGGTGGGATTTACTGGCAAAGCTTTTTGGttgcccagcagcaggagcaggggaatCATGTTGGGGGGCGCTTCTGAATTGCCTCTCATGTTCCAGTGGCACAGGACTGCTACAACTCAGGAGACAGATGGCTTCCAGGTGAAGAGGCCGGGGGATGTGAACGTGCGCTGCACTGTCCTGCTGATGCTGGATTACCAGGTAGCATAGTAGGGAAAAATTCCTCCCTGTaggggtggtgaggccctggcacagctgcccagggaagctgtggctgcccctggatccctggaagtgcccagcgccaggttggacagggcttggagcagcctgggatagtggaaggtgcccctgcccatggcagggggtggaatgagattTCTGAACGGTCCTtctcaacccaaaccattccatgattccgtGCTGGGCATGCACCAttacctgtgtctcacctgccTCACCTCTTTTTGTTCAGCCTCCCCAGTTCAAACTGGATCCACGCCTGGCTCGGCTCCTGGGCATCCACACCCAGACCCGGCCCGTGATCATCCAGGCCCTGTGGCAGTACATCAAGACCCACAAGCTGCAGGACCCCCACGAGCGGGAGTTTGTCATCTGTGACAAGTACCTGCAGCAGGTGAGCAATGGCAGGGCTGGAACAGCAGCACCTGGATCAGTTTCCAGAGTGGGCAGCCGGGGGTGGCTGCACTGagcccctgctcctccctcagCCCTGTCTCTCTCACAGATATTCGAGTCGCAGCGGATGAAGTTCTCTGAGATCCCACAAAGGCTTCATGCCTTGCTGATGCCCCCCGAACCGATCATCATCAATCACGTGATCAGGTGAGGCTGCTCCACGTGAGTTCCTGTTTCCAGGAAGgagtgggagggagggatggatgaggCTGGCACGGGAAGACAATGTGACATGTCCTGATTTTCAGCAGCAGTTCCCATGTTGCCTGTCGCTGTTCCTTTGTACAAGAGCAGCTGCCTCTCTCATTACCACATCCCTCTTCCAAAGGCACTCCCACATCCCTGCTGTCCTTAGCTGTGGATAGAAACCTTCTTGGAGCACTCATTTCTTTTGCTGCAAAGCTGTGTTGGGTTTTTGC
This genomic window from Anomalospiza imberbis isolate Cuckoo-Finch-1a 21T00152 chromosome 22, ASM3175350v1, whole genome shotgun sequence contains:
- the SMARCD1 gene encoding SWI/SNF-related matrix-associated actin-dependent regulator of chromatin subfamily D member 1, encoding MAARAGFQSGPASGGAAGAAPGAALGPGAPGGAVRMGPAPGQGLYRSPLPGAAYPRPGMLPGGRLAPQGPAMGPPGYGGSPAVRPALAQAGLDQARKRPAPQQLQQVQPQTVPNRNHNAKKKKMADKILPQRIRELVPESQAYMDLLAFERKLDQTIMRKRLDIQEALKRPIKQKRKLRIFISNTFNPAKSDAEDGEGTVASWELRVEGRLLEDSALSKYDATKQKRKFSSFFKSLVIELDKDLYGPDNHLVEWHRTATTQETDGFQVKRPGDVNVRCTVLLMLDYQPPQFKLDPRLARLLGIHTQTRPVIIQALWQYIKTHKLQDPHEREFVICDKYLQQIFESQRMKFSEIPQRLHALLMPPEPIIINHVISVDPNDQKKTACYDIDVEVDDTLKTQMNSFLLSTASQQEIAALDNKIHETIETINQLKTQREFMLSFARDPQGFINDWLQSQCRDLKTMTDVVGNPEEERRAEFYFQPWAQEAVCRYFYSKVQQRRQELEQALGIRNT